A genomic stretch from Bosea sp. F3-2 includes:
- a CDS encoding glutathione S-transferase family protein, giving the protein MTDELVLYTNPMSRGRIARWMMEEVGQPYRAEILGFGAPMKSAPYKALNPMGKVPTLVHGDTVVTECAAICAYLADAFPQVGLAPEPTSRLRGPYYRWLFFAAGPVEAAVSNKAFGLEVPPDRARAIGYGTYADVMDALEQAVSQGPYLLGDRFSAADVYVGAQILWGLQFGTIEKRPAFEAYGARLAGRPAARRANEIDNALMAEMQKAG; this is encoded by the coding sequence ATGACGGACGAACTCGTGCTGTACACGAATCCCATGTCGCGCGGCCGGATCGCGCGCTGGATGATGGAAGAGGTCGGCCAACCCTACCGGGCCGAGATCCTCGGCTTCGGCGCACCGATGAAGAGCGCGCCATACAAGGCGCTCAACCCGATGGGGAAAGTGCCGACGCTGGTTCATGGCGATACCGTCGTCACCGAATGCGCCGCGATCTGCGCCTATCTCGCCGATGCCTTTCCGCAGGTCGGGCTGGCGCCGGAGCCGACCAGCCGGCTGCGCGGCCCCTACTATCGCTGGCTGTTTTTCGCTGCGGGCCCGGTCGAGGCCGCCGTCAGCAACAAGGCTTTCGGCCTTGAGGTGCCACCGGATCGGGCCCGCGCGATCGGCTATGGGACCTATGCGGACGTGATGGACGCGCTCGAACAGGCCGTCAGCCAAGGGCCGTATCTGCTCGGCGACCGCTTCAGCGCCGCCGACGTTTATGTCGGCGCGCAGATCCTATGGGGCCTGCAGTTCGGCACGATCGAGAAGCGACCGGCCTTCGAGGCCTATGGCGCCAGACTGGCGGGCAGGCCGGCCGCGAGGCGCGCCAACGAAATCGACAACGCGCTGATGGCCGAGATGCAGAAAGCCGGCTGA